The genomic DNA ACATGTTCCTTTAATGCTTGGGTCAAGGGTTTGGGGACTGGAAACTTTCCCAGCATGCAGTTCCCTGTTCCATCACATGTACACATATGCTCACTCATGGGCAATTGATGTTGTTTGTGGGGAAAGGAAACCCCAATAAACAGCATGTAAACTCTACTAACTAAAATTCGAGTTGTGAACCACTAAGCCACCTTAACATATCatttgtaaagttttttttttgttatggtGTGGTACTATTGCTGGCTAAAACCTGTATGTactcatgtttgttttaaataaagataaaagaaatTTTGCTCAATATGTTTgaattttgtattgttttgtttttgctagaTGTCATAGTTTTCAATATAAACATCATAAAAAACCCATTTGATCAATCATCTTGAACAGTATGCCCATTTTGTGTGTAATCATTAGCTGCCTGCCCATTGGCTTGGCTCTTAGCAGTTCCACTATCTGACCGGGTTAGAGGAGCATTCTCTTTGTCAGATTGGCTGTCAGCCAACCTATCACGCTCTGCTTTTGCCCTGATCAGGTTTCTACGGTGATAGAACAGATAGGCTGGCAACAGGAAGCCAGCCAGGGAGCAGATGAGAAGGCCCAAATTGATCTGTTGTAAGGAGAGACATGTCAGTGCATGGAACAAACATGTCATCAAATCTGTTATCCTCCTGTCTTctatttgatgtgtgtgtgtgtgtgtgtgtgtgtgtgtgtgtgtgtgtgtgtgtgtgtgtgtgtgtgtgtgtgtgctccctaCCCAGTAAGGATCTCCACTGAGGTGTCCCACCATCAGTATGAACAGTGGCTGTTGAAGCAAAGCGAAAGCAGCACTGATCATTGACTGCATGCCTGTCAGTGTTCCAAAGTGGTTGGCTGGGTACCTAGGGAGATAGAAATGATTCACACATCAgaatcatagacagtatataagaatggaccaacacatcctgttgctctggacggagaccagtgaaggatattagaagcacttttccggtgagcgccgagcgttactgagcagcctccaactgagagagacgacgtaaatgtgacgtgagcaacctgtctgaaagttgtaagccttctggtagctgtgccaagagaaatctcaatcattcccaatcttgcagagacggagagtgtaggtatatgtaaggagataacatggacacaggctaattattgctaactaaaatgctagttaacattagttattaaACCTAAACatctaatgtaagtcaaaactgcctgtgagcttctcctgtactatacagtaattcctctactatgcgacagtaagtctcgtggttatgacacaatcgttagcctatttttacaaaaacgtctgctacggagccataacgtgaggtacaaggtaatggagccttttatacattgtcgtgtttctttagaaataaacaatggacaaataaagtcgttaaacgctttagatgtaaagttattccctgtcaaagtgacgtcaaaatgaatgggagtcaatggaatgctaacgggggtgagtgcttattagcatcaaaatggtgccataggaggttcgggttgtgaagagacgcttacccccttgatcagaatacacgggtttcctgtttacaaacattacagcgtgcgcataccaggggcagaaagccagattggtgagctggtccgctactgcaacaaccttaagtattgaagctttacttattgtttgtatataactgctgactcaataaaacgtgattttagttggatctgtttgtctgtctttaattttgcagtgttactgtgatatatatttatggctataattattattttaggcTAATAtaatagccaatgttagcagcagggttacccctgagtgtactcctatggttggtttatgccttaaaataatggccaggatttctGGGAAAAGTTacgatatgtgtgtctccatttcaaaacatcactgcaggttgactgtttttagcagcagaggttgattgtgggcgagagggcgccaacactgtcgtggttagctcgccgaaactctATTGCCGCTGTctcggcaacgttagctaatgtccgctagcatacgtacaggctaactatagccagttagctttgtgtgtaaagtaataaaaacccacgcatctcgtaggagcgaagcttaatatttcattcaataaaattatggtacaaaaggagcactaacgccacaggtcttatgttgacaacgtggaggcagatataagaaactccgaaggcagtcataatatttacctagcaggctaggctaacgctgttacgctaacgttagcaaaacatcggcgtagctttagctagcagtgtAAACTTGTCTCGAGTccggacctttaactgtctatggtcaggactcgagtactacagccctgacaggtagatatcacttagctgaactgaacaagctgcaacttttctgattgatacaatgggagcctgactcttgcatatgaccccaatctgcccttcttatggcttgaagccataacctccgccggtttttggcaaaagcatgcttccccctacgtatgttaaacatcaggcacccatcactggctctgtttgtacaattaaccaACAACAACTCCTTTGCATTTTGACTTACgctatgctgctgctgctgctgctgctgctgctactactactactactactactactgctgctactactactactactactactactactactactactactagctacacgtcttctttctgccccccgGTTGCGTGCGCAACCAGTGATGACGTTGCCGAGAAATCCATGTATAATAACAAAGAGAAAGAATGTCTTTTCCCCAATCATTGTCTTTATTCACAATGAAAATACtctaaagaaaagaataaactgTGTATATGATgtgattatatatattttgtacatttttcaataaaaaatttATCACAAAAGAAAATACTCTAAACCTAGCACaataggataaaaaaaaaaatgtggcaagtgaccatggtataagtgGGTGGACACCTCGTCGGCACCCTGCACCCAATCAGAACCATGGTataagtacatttacagtacttaagtactgtacttaagcatttgaggtacttgtactttacttgagtattttcattttatgctactttatatttctactccactataGTTGGTAGTGGTACAGTTGGTGTGAATGCTGGAAAGCAGACATTAGCAATGAAAGCAGAAGGCACACATTTAATGCCAAGTGAGGCTGATTACCTGTTGCCTTGCTGCAATTTGATTCTCTATTTGCCAAGCACTGTTGTCGTCCTTTGCTCGTAGTTGTCAgaagtatttattttaaagaagaTAACTGTCGTCACCATGAATTTTGTGGATTATCTtctacaaaacatacaacatcTACAACATTTGATAACTTGTCAGAGAAGATGCTTCCCGTTAGTTCTATTCAGAGGGGATGGTACTGGTCAAGAACAGGCTTTCAGGATCTCAAGTATCTTTCTGAGAGGATTACCAAACGCAGCAGGACAACACTCAGCAGAGCAAACATAGCTGCCCAAAATGACAGGGTATACTGTACAGATGGGGAATTGAGCAGTATAACAGAACATGTATGTGCCCAGTCATCATCTGTGTTAACAGTGTAGGAAATGTGAAATAGCGCATTATGTAAAATTGTGTAATTTTCTGGTTTCatagtttatttaaaaatatctattagtgcagctttaaggatgCCAGTGGTGATACGTACACAGCAGCATAGAGACCTCCACAGCAGGAGTGAATAAATCCTCTCACTATGGTATGCAGAACAAATGACACCACCTAATAGAGAAGGAAAGAACAGATTAATAAATGATCGTCAAAAGTgtgactttgtgttttttttaatctgtgtcTGCAAATTCATACGCATTGATTCTGTATTAgcataatatttaaaatacgTTGTATTCCTGTACAGTATTTTTCTAACCTGTATGGGCAGGTTGTCAATCAGGGAAATTATTCCAAAGGTGACCAATAGGAGGTTGGTGAAGGTAAAAGCTCTCATGGCATTGGTCAGTTTCTggatctttctgtctctctttggggattctgattggctgaaggggacaaatgtcaaaaaaggctGACAGCTAAGGAGGATATGTGGATGTTACAGAGTCCAAGATGCAGAAGTATGATGTGCTGTTTCCTTCATCTTTTACAGTGTAGGCAAGGTAGGGCTCACTTCAGGGCCAGTATTAACAGCCACCAAATACTCTTTCAATGTAAAAATGGCCTATGAGTATTGAATTCCAAGATGAACCTTCTAAGCCTAATCTATACAAAAAGCATCTTTGTTACTGGCTGCTTTACAACAATGTAAACATAGCAACACAATGCCTAAACCCAAAGACACACCATTGGACCTTCTTCATACCTATTCTCTGTTactgtgtttgcattttcttcTTCACACTCCTTCAACCTCCAGTCCATTATGTAGCCAATCATAGGACAGGTCAGTAGACACAGCAGCTGCATTGTACCGAAGATAGATGAGTAGAAACCAACTGGggaggacagaaagagagtgaAGTCCATAGAAACATGGAGAAAAGCAAATGGAAAACAGATTGAAACCACTACAAACAGTACTTATTATCTTATCTTAGAAATACTGATGTCAAGTATTTCAGAGGTTTCATTTCCCAATATGAAGATCTAAATGGTGTTTCAAAAAATGCGGAACTCCGGGTACTGGCTCCAATCATCAGCATGTATGGCAGCACAGAAAATCGGCAAAGTTTTCCTTAAGTTCCCAGCCaatgctagcggtagctagttagcttggttggcagaatgctgaacaagacatttttaggcaaccaaaatgttccaatgaaGTGAAATTACACAGTGATCATGcttaatttataaaataaacctcatgttgtattgaagaagacttgaaactaacgattgagaccataaacttgttaggaaaatgtttattgaggcaACTAATGGAGTCGcaatgtttcggactgtctgctcgacctaattgcattttaacataccACATATATACatcaaacctacagtaggcctaggctacgtgcagaacattgtatgttatttcagaagtgaaagaatggctttgttgtggatttgctttaccctgactcgaggagagacttcactcgctcATCTGCTACAGATCCACTCATGACAACGCAGCCGGCCGATTCGCGCGATTGACTAACTCACATGAGATCTCATGAGTCATCGACAACTCATGAGTCATCAAGGACTCATGAGTGATGATGACCCATGAGTTCTCGAGTGAGTCCCATGGTCtgcgagcttgcaatgtttccggCTCTGAGTCTGCGGGTCGGGAAGTTCCTATTACTTGtctcggactgtctctctgctcactcagtcgcttgagttgacttgtggagttgttgttgcctacgaaattgtaagttacAACgcttttggcagctaagatggctaggactagtagtagctaatgttgcaagaggttcgTGTGTGGcactgttatcattttagactgaagtgtagtaggactcaactgatccgagttaatgatactagagactcgcgaCTCATGAGTTAATTTAAATAGTCGGGTGAAAGGTCCGAGTGAgtcacgactcaaacaggtttaatcactagttgaagctggagctactgcaacgtTACAGCAGGGCTTTGTACCATGAAAAAATCAACAATAAAGGCTTattaaccaaatactacacaactggacatgtcccagcagtaatttGACCatgaaattggggagaaatgaccagtaTTGGCCGCCAGGATTACAGCTATCtcatgttagcatgcagctacttaataTTCAGCACTAGGttaacgttagattgtaatggaacgaagcagcactttctaccatcAAAAAtagcagataaaggcttctgaaccaaacacaaCCCAATAGGTTTCAGCAGGAATGCAACCCGAAATTGGGtcgaatttaacaacattggcagccaagatgacaacttttactgccgttagcatgtagctactatagttagcagtggacattaatagaatatagcagaactttctacagtcaataatcgcagataaaggcttttcaaccaaatactacataaccGGTAATGTTTAGGAGTAATGTGAcctggaattggggagaatttaacaacactgaCAGCCAAGACGACATTTTACTgccattagcatgtagctacatgcgacaatgttaacaccaccACAGTagcaaggtaaaaaaaaaacactccagtcctgcctacctggagcagatAACCAATCATAGCAGTCCAGCTTAGAGTTGTGTAACACTtagaacagttggaaatctgaacgttttagctcacgggGGTTTCTCTAAAATatttttacctcattatttgaatttgaaatttgttatggccacatttaacatgaaaatctgacattataacattgtagatgtgacagaaaataCCATAATATGTACgctttaataataatttctaGTTTCCAATGGTCCAAATGCTCTCTCAAAGGTGTGAAGATTTAAAGATGTCaagtaaacacacaaaatgcaactgGAAACATCAGTCAAAACATTGTAGTAACTCCTCTTAGCCCAGTGACAGCCTGTCCATTCTTAACACTGAGCATCTTGCCTCATACCTTGTTCTTCcacctcctcctgcagctcttcAGAAGCTGAAACAGACAACAGCTTCAGGTCAGGGATCCCCACGTATGCTTTAACACAATGTTAGTGGCAACATCACTCTTCAATCAGCTTTTGTCAATATAAAATGATTCTAATTGCTTCACCTATAATGACAAAGGAAACCATACAATGTTGATGCTCTTGTCATTGTTTGGTTCAACCAAggggtatttttttaaacaaatattcaTGTAGGTTATTATTCTTACGGTTGGGGTCGCCGTAGGTGACCAGGAACTCCAGCATCTTGTTCATTGCACCCATAAAGAAGATCAGCCTCAGCTGGGTCATTGCCATGGTGATGATACTCCACAGGAAGATGGGAGTGCACACAGAATGACAGAGTGGCACTGAGCctgctgaaagagagagagagagggatgtaaTGTGTTTCCAGGGACTCAAACAATTCAGCCCAATTGTTACAGTTCACCGGGAGTTCAGTTTCCAGAATGCAGAatgtttctcttttattttttatggcaCTTTTGTACCTAACCCTGGAGTTGGAGGCACATTATTACCATGCAGAACTTCAGAGGCTAATGGAGGGAactcatactgtacatcagtGTTCTAATGTTCATTGAATCAGTATCCAAATTCACTGTACAGTTATTCACTATCAACAAGGAACCTGTTTGAAACTCTCATTAAGTGGCTGAGACTAATGAAAGCATGACACACATGATAAGTGACACTTTTAATTAAAGCCTGATGAAGAGTTTCACACGACACTGAAATAACCTGTTTCACAAAAAACAGTAGTATAGTAAAATAGTAGAAGAATCATTTCAAATGGTATTGGTTGTTGAGAGGCTTGTCCTCCTTAGCTGAGCTGTAACTCTGCTGTGCcaactttattttaaagaaTCTGTCTCTTGTGAATCCCTAACTTCAtagaagtgcaatactaaattgcTCAAGACTTCTTCTTTACATTTGCATGATCAAAGCAACCACACTTAATGGTGAACATACACAGGTCTTTTCAGTCATTATaccaaacaacaaaactaacagCAGCCAGCACGACACAAATTGGAACTGGCTGCTTTGCACTAGAAAACAGAGGATTTGTGTCATATACTCATCTCAATGTGTTTCACACATTTCCACTCTGATGATAAGTAGAAATTCTGGTAGAAACCTCCATATTTGTTGTTtaacacaaatatataaatgtaaatacaacAAGCGTTTAATG from Sander vitreus isolate 19-12246 chromosome 2, sanVit1, whole genome shotgun sequence includes the following:
- the slc43a1b gene encoding solute carrier family 43 member 1b isoform X1, with the translated sequence MAPSLAQAYRRRWWMAVTAIIENLLFSAVLLGWGSLLIMLKNEGFYSHICIENETVDTNVTSTESVEWKSCVEQEEILNLGFTIGSFLLSAATLPLGILMDRFGPRPLRLIGSSCFAASCAMIAAAAYDPEVLSGLIFLAVSFNGFGGICLTFTSLTLPNMFGNVRSTILSLMIGSYASSAVTFLGVKLIYDLGVSFRIIMWVWSGMACMVFINCFLNWPAESFPAPEDIRYTKKVKFSGVVTEDKMTGDRYITHVTVMEDMMGPKLPEPQQTDSLTTTQAGSVPLCHSVCTPIFLWSIITMAMTQLRLIFFMGAMNKMLEFLVTYGDPNPSEELQEEVEEQVGFYSSIFGTMQLLCLLTCPMIGYIMDWRLKECEEENANTVTENSQSESPKRDRKIQKLTNAMRAFTFTNLLLVTFGIISLIDNLPIQVVSFVLHTIVRGFIHSCCGGLYAAVYPANHFGTLTGMQSMISAAFALLQQPLFILMVGHLSGDPYWINLGLLICSLAGFLLPAYLFYHRRNLIRAKAERDRLADSQSDKENAPLTRSDSGTAKSQANGQAANDYTQNGHTVQDD
- the slc43a1b gene encoding solute carrier family 43 member 1b isoform X2, whose protein sequence is MAPSLAQAYRRRWWMAVTAIIENLLFSAVLLGWGSLLIMLKNEGFYSHICIENETVDTNVTSTESVEWKSCVEQEEILNLGFTIGSFLLSAATLPLGILMDRFGPRPLRLIGSSCFAASCAMIAAAAYDPEVLSGLIFLAVSFNGFGGICLTFTSLTLPNMFGNVRSTILSLMIGSYASSAVTFLGVKLIYDLGVSFRIIMWVWSGMACMVFINCFLNWPAESFPAPEDIRYTKKVKFSGVVTEDKMTGDRYITHVTVMEDMMGPKLPEPQQTDSLTTTQGSVPLCHSVCTPIFLWSIITMAMTQLRLIFFMGAMNKMLEFLVTYGDPNPSEELQEEVEEQVGFYSSIFGTMQLLCLLTCPMIGYIMDWRLKECEEENANTVTENSQSESPKRDRKIQKLTNAMRAFTFTNLLLVTFGIISLIDNLPIQVVSFVLHTIVRGFIHSCCGGLYAAVYPANHFGTLTGMQSMISAAFALLQQPLFILMVGHLSGDPYWINLGLLICSLAGFLLPAYLFYHRRNLIRAKAERDRLADSQSDKENAPLTRSDSGTAKSQANGQAANDYTQNGHTVQDD